A single window of Zea mays cultivar B73 chromosome 10, Zm-B73-REFERENCE-NAM-5.0, whole genome shotgun sequence DNA harbors:
- the LOC103641627 gene encoding uncharacterized protein, producing the protein MPRSESDSDDVFFDAFEDVLSAGEPSFSEDCSTSDEVSGPMKLEYEIWANEPISVQERRQRFLKGMRLDDFVSTRIGSFQCHGEITAVESSTDMEERTVSGLSSGDSSVCDNESDFDGACCIRDTDTGKRYIVHNGAHSSITGMPKEVGSDKVMTLLEFESLLGLSRSVQKLLRRGCGNSPAKETKSAKEKDGKSSSRKFVTKRSFGGICKYDVHVKNCTNSIPTRTRVQHRKKKFLEFSAVYMDQEIRAHKGSIRVMKFSPSGWYLASGGEDCAVRIWQIIEVEASPKLYRGEDPHEKVEKVQVFKTNIGKKHNPALAVIPKKVFRISETPLHEFRGHASDILDMAWSKSDCLLTSSKDKTVRLWKPGCDGCLAVFKHKDYVTCVQFNPIDEKYFMSGSLDGKVRIWDVLDKRVTGWTYTRTIITALSYQSDGKGFVVGTIAGACRFYDQSGENIQLEKELFVQGKKKSAASRINNLKLCTSDSNRVVVTSGDSKIRVVNGDTIQKFEGPWKSKALSSPSLTSDGRYLISVGKDSNVYIWNLANSRDARSVHSCELFFSKAVTTAVPWPGVYQDGHTKPSYLTEKYCSMPILRHHGECQSAEPWSFVDGSKGLATWPEEKLPSTAKPGSSPQLGDCLSMISAAWSTVIVTASRDGVIRSFHNYGLPVRL; encoded by the exons ATGCCAAGGTCCGAATCAGACAGTGATGATGTTTTCTTCGATGCATTTGAAGATGTTCTATCTGCAGGGGAACCTTCGTTTTCAGAGGATTGCAGCACAAGTGATGAAGTTTCAGGGCCAATGAAATTAGAGTATGAGATTTGGGCAAACGAACCAATTAGTGTTCAAGAAAGGCGCCAAAGGTTCCTGAAGGGAATGAGACTCGATGATTTCGTGTCTACGAGGATAGGTTCTTTTCAATGCCATGGTGAAATCACAGCCGTCGAGTCTTCCACTGACATGGAGGAGAGAACTGTCAGTGGCCTTTCTTCCGGGGATTCATCTGTTTGTGACAATGAGTCAGATTTTGACGGTGCCTGTTGCATAAGGGATACGGATACTGGAAAGAGATATATTGTCCACAATGGTGCACACAGCAGTATAACTGGCATGCCCAAGGAGGTTGGATCAGATAAGGTGATGACTCTTCTGGAGTTTGAGAGTTTGCTTGGCCTCTCTAGGTCTGTTCAAAAGTTATTGCGGAGGGGATGTGGTAACAGTCCTGCAAAAGAAACAAAAAGTGCTAAGGAAAAGGACGGCAAAAGCTCGTCAAGGAAATTCGTtacaaagagaagctttggtggcaTTTGCAAGTACGATGTCCATGTGAAAAATTGCACAAACAGTATACCAACCAGAACAAGAGTTCAGCACCGGAAGAAAAAATTTCTTGAATTCTCTGCTGTGTAcatggatcaagaaatcagagctcACAAGGGTTCAATTAGGGTCATGAAATTCAGCCCATCTGGCTGGTATTTAGCAAGTGGCGGTGAGGATTGTGCTGTACGGATATGGCAAATcatagaagtagaagcatctcctAAGTTATACAGGGGAGAGGATCCGCATGAAAAGGTGGAAAAAGTTCAGGTCTTTAAGACAAATATAGGAAAGAAGCACAACCCTGCACTTGCAGTTATACCCAAGAAGGTTTTTCGTATATCAGAGACTCCATTACATGAATTTCGTGGCCATGCAAGTGATATCCTTGATATGGCATGGTCCAAATCAGAT TGTCTGTTAACTTCATCTAAAGATAAGACAGTGCGCTTATGGAAACCGGGCTGCGACGGTTGTCTCGCAGTTTTCAAACACAAAGACTATG TAACATGTGTTCAGTTCAACCCTATCGACGAGAAATACTTCATGAGCGGTTCATTAGATGGTAAAGTGCGCATTTGGGATGTGTTGGACAAACGAGTAACTGGCTGGACTTATACGCGAACTATCATAACTGCTTTGAGTTACCAGTCAGATGGAAAG GGTTTTGTTGTTGGCACTATTGCAGGCGCATGTCGTTTCTATGATCAATCTG GTGAAAACATCCAGCTAGAGAAAGAATTGTTTGTGCAAGGGAAGAAGAAGTCAGCCGCCAGTCGGATCAACAATCTAAAG TTATGTACAAGTGATTCCAATAGGGTTGTAGTTACATCAGGAGATTCCAAAATCCGAGTCGTCAATGGTGATACCATCCAAAAGTTTGAAG GGCCTTGGAAGTCGAAGGCTCTGTCATCGCCGTCATTAACATCAGACGGCAGATACCTTATATCTGTGGGCAAAGATTCCAACGTCTACATTTGGAACTTGGCGAACTCTAGAGATGCAAGATCGGTTCATTCGTGCGAGCTGTTCTTCTCCAAAGCTGTAACTACCGCAGTACCATGGCCGGGAGTGTACCAAGATGGGCACACGAAGCCTTCCTATCTGACTGAGAAATACTGCAGCATGCCCATTTTGCGCCACCACGGGGAGTGCCAGTCCGCTGAGCCGTGGTCGTTCGTGGACGGCAGCAAGGGATTGGCGACATGGCCTGAAGAGAAGTTGCCTTCTACAGCAAAGCCTGGaagcagcccgcagctgggcgactgTCTCTCCATGATATCCGCCGCGTGGAGCACGGTCATCGTGACCGCCAGCCGCGATGGCGTGATCCGATCTTTTCACAACTACGGCTTGCCCGTTAGATTGTGA